The genomic interval GATGCGGAGGGTTGTGCATGGTCATCAGTGGTAATCCTCGAAGCCTACGGCAGTCGTCGCCACAGCGAAGGAAGATGGGCGTCCTCTTTTCCCCTTTTCCCGAGAGAGATTACAAAAAAGGCCCGGTCCATTGAGACCGGGCCCTGGTGTCGACGCTGCCGAAATCAGGTGCCGATCAGGCCGCCATCATTCTTGGTGACTACCACAGTGGCGGGACGGGGCCGGCCACCGCGGGCGCCATCGGGCCAGGAACTGATCGCCTTCGGCTCCTTCGGGTTGCTGTGGCGGTGATTGACGTAGTGGTCTCCACCGCCGCCTGGGTGCTGGATGTTTACGAACAGCGTCGTGCCATCGGGGCTAACGTGTGCGCCAGTGATTTCCGAGCCGACGGGCCCGGTCAGGAATCTGCGCACTTCGCCAGTTTCCGTATCGGCGGCCATCAGCATGTTGTTTCCAAAGGCTTCATAGGCGCCACCCTTGCGCGGATAGATGCCCCCGCCACCCATGTCCGTATTGATCCAGAGAATGCCCCTCGGGTCGAACGCCATCCCGTCGGGTTGTGCAAACATGTCGCCGCGAATGTTTCCGCGTCGGTTGGGGGATTCGTCATTCGGGTTGCCGGCCATGACGAAGATATCCCAGCGGAAGGTATCGGCGGCCGGGTCGTTGCCCGTTTCTTTCCAGCGCAGGATATGGCCCATTACGTTGTCCTCGCGCGGGTTCGGGGCATTCGGGTCCTTGCTGCCGAAGTCGCGGCGAGTTAGTGACCCTTCATCGCCCCGGCGGCCGTTCTGGGTCAGTGCAACGTAGGCCTGACGGGTTTCCGGATGTACGGCGATCCACTCGGGTCGATCCATGGGCGTGGCACCGACGACGTCGGCAGCCTTGCGCGCGTGTACCAGGACGTCGGCCTGGTCCTTGAAGCCGTTTGCCTCGGTCAGCCCGTTTTGTCCGTAGACCAGCGGGATCCATTCGCCGCCACCTTGATCATCGTAGCGAGCGACATACAGGGTGCCATCGTCGAGCAGATCGCGATTGGCCTCGCGGTCCATCGGCTGCCACGGTTTGCTGGAGACGAACTTGTAAACATATTCGAACCAGTCATCGTCGCCCATGTAGTAAACCACTCGACCATCCTTGGCGAGCGTGAACGCCGCATTTTCGTGCTTGAAACGGCCTAGCGCTGTCCGCTTCACAGGCGTGGAGTTCGGGTCGTAAGGATCGATTTCCACCACATAGCCGAAGCGGTTCGGTTCGTTCGGGTTCTTGCCGGTGTCGAAGCGTTCATCCGCATCGGCCCAGCGCCATCGGGGGTTGTCACTGACGCCGTAGCGCTTGTAGGCCTCGGGCACTTCGGCTGTCGGGTGGCGGAAGTAGACATCCCAGTTTTCTTCACAGGCGAGATAGGTGCCCCAGGGGGTGTAACCGTGTGCACAGTTATGAAAGGTGCCAAGGATCTCGCGGCCTTCAGGGTCAGCTTCCGTCTTGAGCAGTTCGGACCCGGCAGCAGGGCCACCGACTCGCATCGGAGTGTATGCAGTCACTCGACGTCCGTATTTGGACGGACGCACGACTTCCCACTGGCCGTCTACCTTGCGCACCTCGATGACCGACACGCCGTGAGCAGCCTGAGATTTGCGGACCTTCTCCGCGGTCAGATTGGCCTGGCCATCTGGACCCTCGCCGTCCCCGTGCAACAGGCCTTCATCGGTGAATTCGTGGTTCATGACCAGCAGGCCGTGGTCAGCGTTGTCCGAACCCAGAGGCAGCGGGAAGAACTGCATGCCGTCGTGGTTCATGCCCGCCTGCTGAGCCTGTTCCTCGGCGGTATTCAGGCCATCCTGGCGGAAGGCCGGGCCGTCGGAAACGGGGTCGCCCCACGCGTAGAGAACGCGTGCGGTGTAGTTCAGCGGTACTCGCACCTGGTCAGCGGTCGAGGTCGAGATGGCGTCAAAACCGAGGCGCCCGCCCCCGGCTGCTTGTGAAGCCACGCCGATCGCGGACGCGGATGCACTCCCCGGGGCAGCGAGGGCGGTGCCGCCTAGGAAGGCGGCGGACGCCAGGCCGATTCCGCCGGCCATAAAGTCTCGGCGCGAAACCCGGCGTTCAATGAGCGTGTCGATCGATTCGTTTTTGTGGCGCATGGTCGTCTCCCGTTAGTACGTACTTGAACGTAACGGGAACGCTAATTGGGGACTGTTTCAGGCCTGTTTCCGCCAGGCGAAGAATGTGTGACTTGATTGGCAACGAGAGTCCGTCAGCCGAAGGGACCGGGCGGCGACAGGAAGGTAGCGGTTGTCCCGTTCTTCTATTCGTTGCGCTTCCAAGCGGGAATGACCGTCGTGGTTTCAGAAGGCCATCGAGGTACGGCCCCGATTTGTCCGACATAGCTATCCACTTGAGTCCTTGTCATCGCCCTCGTCGCTTTCCTCCAGCCCCAGCCGTTGGTGCCACTCGGCGATGCTTTCCTCCGGGAAACCGGAGAAGCATTGACTGGTGTCGTCTGCCTCCACATCCACCCAGTTGGCCTTGCTGTCGAGCAGGATATGGACGTGCTCGGGCGGGGTCGGCAGTTCGCTGTCGATGGCGGAGGCAAAGGGGTGGACGAGGTCGGGCCAGCGCGGATCATAGACCCAGAGAGCACTGGCGCAGTGGCGGCAGAAATGGCGCTCGCCGACGCTCGGCTCGCCGTCGATCACTGCATGGTAGATACCCGTGTGCTCGGCGCCCTCGACCTCCAGCGTCTCGGCGCGTCCGCTCAGGTTGATGGCATAGCCGCCGCCCCCGGCGGTCTTGCGGCATATCGAGCAGTAGCAGCGCTGGTAGGGATACGGATGCGGCGATTCCACGCGAAAACGCACCACGCCGCAGTGACAGGACCCTTCGAGCAGCATGTCCTCTTCTCCCGATGTGGGGGCTTACTGTGAGTCTAGTGCAGGCTCACGACACCCAATAGAAAGCCCGTGGAGCGGTTCCTTGGCCGTTACCAATCGGGTCTGGCGCCATGCGCTCGGATCAGGTGCAAGGGCCGTCCCTCGTTTGTCCTGTGCGGACAAAGCAGCCAAACCGGGCACTTTGGCCGACAAAGTGCTGAATTGTCGGTTTGTTACGACGACGGTTATGGCCTGTATGCGGCGAAAACGGCCGTAGCAAAGGGCGGCGAGGCTCTTGGCGCGCTTTCTGCAATGGGGTTGGGTGGGCCGGCTGAATGCCGGGGAACCATGAACCCCAACCGTCAGGAGTTCGTTCGCATGAAGCACTCACGCTTGTTCGCGGCGGGGCTTGCCGCCTCGCTGGCGATGGCCGGTACCGCATCCCAGGCTGTCGCCGACAATGACGAAATCACCCGTGGCCAGCTAATGGCCGCTTCCTGTATGGCCTGCCACAACGCGGCCGCGGCCGAAAAAGGTGTTCCGGATCTCGGCCGTGTCTCGGCGGGTGTCATCCAGAGCCAGATGCGCGCATTCCGCGATGGCGAGCGTGAGGCGACCATCATGGATCGTCACGCCAGGGGCTACACCGACGAGGAGATAGAAGCCATGTCGGTCTACTTCGCGCGCTTCTGATCACGGGGGATAACAACAATGCATAACTTTACGCGACGTCACTTCCTCAAGGCCTTCGGGATCACCAGCGCGGCCGCCCTGACCGGTATCGGTTTAACCCCTCTTGCTGCGCACAGCGCTGGCAAGGCCCATGTAGTCGTGGTCGGGGGCGGCACCGGCGGTGCCACCGCGGCGCGCTACCTGAAACAACTTTCGCCTGACATGGCCGTCACGCTGATCGAACCCAACGCCACCTACGTCACCTGCTACGGCAGTAACTGGGTGCTTGGCGGCTTCGAGAGCATCGAGGCGATCACGCACGGCTACGACAACCTGCGCGACCGCGACGGAGTCGATGTCATACAGGACAAGGTCATTGGCGTAGACGCCGACAGCCGCACCGTCCGCCTCGAAAGCGGTGACAGCCTGCAATACGACAAGCTGGTCATGTCGCCGGGCATCGACTTCAAGTACGAGGACATGCCCGGCATCGAAGAGGCCGATGCCGAGACGATCCCGCACGCCTGGAAGGCCGGCTCGCAGACCGAGCTGCTGCGGGCGCAGTTACAGGCCATGCCCAATGGCGGGGTCTACGTCATGGTCGCCCCACCCAACCCGTACCGTTGTCCGCCGGGGCCGTACGAGCGCGTCTCGATGGTGGCGTACTACCTCAAGACCCACAAACCACGCTCCAAGGTCATCGTCCTCGACCCCAAGGAGAACTTCGCCAAGCAGGGCCTGTTCGAGGAGGGGTGGGCCGAGCACTACGGAGACATGATCGAATGGCGGGGCGGCGCCAACGGTGGGCGCGTCGAGGAGATCGACGTCAGCGGCAAGACCGCCCACGCGGACGGTGGCCAGGAGCGTGTCCGCGCGGACGTGATGAACTTCGTCCCCGCACAGCGCGCCGGGCAGATCGCCCACGATGCGGGCCTCACCAACGAACAAGGCTGGGCCTCGGTCGATCAGCGGACCTTCAAGTCCGTCATGGACGACAACATCTACGTGATCGGGGATGCCAGCGTGGCGGGTGCCATGCCCAAGTCCGGTCATGCGGCCAACAACCAGGGCAAGATCGTCGCGGCGGCCATCCTGCGCGAGCTATCGGGCCAGGAGCCACTAGAGCCATCCTCGGCCAGCACCTGCTACGGCCTGATCACCCCGGACTACGGCGTCAGCATCGCCGCCGTGTACCAGTACCAAAACGGCGCTCAGGCGGCAGTCGAAGGCTCCGGTGGCGTCAGTCCCCTCGGCCAGACTTCAACCTTCCGCCGCCAGGAGGCCGAACACACCCGCGCCTGGTACGCCGGCATCACCCAGGACATCTGGGGCTAGCACCCAGCACTTTCCCAACCACTCTGATCGGCGCCTCCGGGCGCCGAGTTCGTTTACGGGCAAGCCCGCAGAAAGTGGGTGTTCTCTACTCGGGGCGAACCGGTAATGGGCGCGCGAGGGATTGACGGGAGAGAACCACGCCAGGGTCACACGCATGGAGCGAGCAAGCCTCTCTCCGGATAAGGACGGCGGCACTGGAAGCCTGAAAATTTGCGCGCCATCCTTGCGGATTGAACCCTGGAAAATCATGGGTGTCCTCTTCTTTATCGGTCCGCAGCGTAATCCCCGGGTCCAACGACCACTGCGTTCTTCTTTCGGCACTTTTTAGGCCGGAAATTGGCCGTTTAAGCGCCTGTGTTGCCTCGTACTAGGAGGCTAACGCTCTATATTCCGCGATTTATCGAGGTCCGACCCCGTTTTGCACTTGGACATCTGGGGCTAGGCCCCGGCACTCTCCCAACCACTTCGATCGGCGCCTCCGGGCGCCGAGTTCGTTTCCGGGCAGGTCCGCATTTGGCTTGTAAGCCGTTACCTCCCTGGTAGCGGAAGGTGTTTGCCGCAATGCCCTATCAGCACGCGCGTTGCCTCTTGGTCGATCTCAAAATGAACGCGTATTGTCGAAGTCGGATCGTCAGCCACTCCAACCTTGAGGTGCTTAAGCATTTCGATCTCCCGACCGTCAAAATCAAATCTTCGATAAGCTAAATACTGTTTGTTGTTTGTCACTGTGTCAGACTCCCTTGCCGCGAACTCATTGTTCGTAAAAATGGACCGCGCAGCAGTATCTCCGCCCTGAGTGAAGGCCGATAGATAATCGGTAACGAGTCGCCTGAGCATGTCCAGTAGACGTCGATTCTGCGCAAAATTCCGAACTTCTCTTGCGCTTTCGATTGCCGACGGTAATACGGCCACTCGTTCGGGGTATATCTCGCGTATTAGCTCTAGGCACTCCTCGGGGTTTGGTCCCTTAGGGTCTGCTGTAAAGTGAATCAGCTTGTCGGCTATCTCATTTTCTTCCGCTAATTCGATGGATGGCTCGTTCCTATGGTTGCTGATGTAAACGCTTTGCTTTAATTGCTTCTCGAGCTCCTGTATCTTTTCTTCGCTTTCTAGTAGCGTTAACTCTAACCCTTCTCTTTGCGTGTGCGCTTCATCGAGGTTCGATGTTAGCTCTGACAGCTCTTCATATACCATTCCAAGCTCATCACGTAGTGTATTATCTGGCTTTTCTGCTAGGCCTGCGATACGTTTTTCGAGCCTTATTTTTGCTGATAGGGTTCTAACTCCCTCTGGCCGAATTCTGTTTCGCTGTCTTGGAATGTTGGTGTTGTGGCTTACACGCCCTAATATGAAACTCTCTTTCTTGTGAGGCGTGTCGAGCTCTACGGGTAAGTCTTTCCGTAGAATTCGGTGAGTAAAAATGCGTCCATCACTGTGTGGAACCCTGATTATGTTTATCGCTCCAGCCCAGGCGGCATTTTCTCTCCCAAGAGTCTCCGTCATGTCGTAACGGTTATAATTCTCGGTTGCACCTACAACCTGCGCCAGACCAAATAATATGTTTTGAAGTCTTTCGGGTTGTACTGGGTAATTGCCTTCGTTATCGGGGCTAACAAGGATCAGGGGGTAGTTTCGTGATGGGTTGTTTATGTCGGCTAAGAGCCCTCGGTATGAATCTACGTCGTTGCCAACCCATTTAACGTAAGATCCAATGCTTCCTGGCGCGAATTGTACGTTCGGTTCTTCCTGAACGTTTTGAAAAATGAATTTCACTACTCGGGGTTGGCTAGCTTGTACGGGGTCAGAGACGAGGATGCTTTTTTCTTCTGTGTAGACGACGCACGAAAATTGGGCGGAGCCTGTGCCGTCATCTTTTAGGCCGAGTTCTGTAACCCACTGCCGACCTGCGACTACTGGGTCGGGGTGCTTTAGGACCCAAGAATAAAGGTTTATATTATCGGTAATGGCTTTGTCAGTCCGCAGCCATGCGCTTGGGCTACCTCCGGAGCGTTCGCCGGTGGATGTCGAGTCACGTATCGTAATTCGTTCTCCTAGTTTTTCTGACAGCCATCCCGATATTCCTCGAAGTACTTGGAGAGCTGGGTTGGATCCAACAATCTCAATTTCGTTTGCATAGACAAGCATAATGGCTCTCTCCACTGGTCCGGAGACGTTGATGGTTCATCGATTTTGGGAACGGCGAACGCTAAGGCTCGTGGTGAGGGTCGCCTGAGTGTGGTTGGGTGGTTCGCATGTATAACTGGCCATTCGATTTCTAAAGGTGTTTTGAGTGGGGAGGGTTCGTATCGGTGTAGGCCGTGGTTGGCTCGTGTGATCTGATGGTGGCACGACGAGTTTGGGGTGGCGAGCAGATCGGTCGATGGATGCGCAGTTCTCGTCCGGAGTTGGCGCATCAGGCGAGAAAGGCGACCGATTTAACGAGGGCGTGGGCGCGTAGGCCGGCGCTGAGACGGAGCCGCTCGGTGGAGAGCTGGGTCAACTCCGCCATCAACGTCTGCCCATCGTCCTGGCGGCACACTGCGAGTACGCGTGCGGGCCCGTGATGTCCGGGCGCCTCGTCCAGAGACTCGATGGTGACAGGGATGATGTTGAGAATGGAAACGTCCTGGGGCGGCGACAGGGCGATGGAGACGTCCCGGGCGTCGATGCGCAGGCGGGCCGGGCGGCCGGCGCCGTTGATGGCGCCGGGGGTAGACGGTACGCGGTAGCGGGCCTCGGGCGGGCCGAACGGATGCAGGCCGTGGGCATCGGCCGGGCCCAGTTCGCCTTGCAGGACGGAGACGGCGCCTTCGTCGCGGAACAGGGGGGAGTCGGCGCGGGCCAGCGCCTCGCGCAGGGGTTCCAGGCGTTCGAGCTGGCCGTCGTGCATGAAGGCGACGCGGGTGGCGAGGCGTTCGACCTCGTCCGGGGCGTGGGTGACGAGCAGGCTGGGGATGCCGGTCTCCTCGGACAGGCGGGCGAGGAAGGGCATGATCTCGCGCTTGGTCTGGGTGTCCAGGGCGTTGAGCGGTTCGTCGAGTAGCAGCAGGTCCGGGCTGGTGAGCAGGGCGCGGCCGAGGGCGACGCGCTGGCGCTGGCCGCCGGAGAGCTGGTCGGCGCGGCGCTCCAGCAGGTCGTCGATGCCGAGCAGGCGGGCGACCTCGTCCAGGTGCAGGCGGCGTAGGGGCTCGGGCGTGCGCTTGTAGCCGTAGAGCAGGTTGCCGCGTACGGACAGGTGCGGGAGCAGGGTGGATTCCTGGAACACGAGGCCGACGCGGCGGCGGTGCAACGGGACGAAGGTCTTGCCGGATTGCCAGGCGGTATCGCGAAAGTGCACCTCGCCGCCGGGCGGGCGTTCCAGCCCGGCGATGATGCGCAGCAGCGTGGTCTTGCCGCAGCCGGAGCGGCCGAACAGGGCGGTGACGCCCTCCAGCGGGAAGGCGGCGTCCACGTCCAGCGCGAAGCCGGGGCGTTCCAGCCGGGCCTTGATGCGCAGCGTGTCGGGCTCGGGCCGGGTCACAGGCGCACCGTGTCGAAGCGGCGGTTGATCGCGTAGACGATGAACAGCACGGCGAAGGCGAAGATGAGCAACCCGAAGGACAGGCGGTGGGCGGAGTCGAAGTCCATCGCCTCGGCGTGGTCGTAGATCAGGATGGACAGCACCTGGGTCTCGCCGGGGATGGCGCCGCCCAGCATCAGGATCACGCCGAACTCGCCGAGGGTGTGGGCAAAGGCGAGCGTGGCGGCGACGATGAAGCCGCCGCGGGTCATCGGCAGGATCACGGTCACGAAGCGGTCGATGCGCCCGGCGCCGAGCGAGCCGGCGATCTCCACCGGGCGGCGGCCGAGGTTGGCGAAGGCCTGCTGCAGCGGCTGCACCGCGAACGGCAGGGAGTAGATCACCGAGCCGATCAGGATGCCCTGAAAGGTAAAGGCCAGGTGGTTCAGGCCCCAGCTCTCCAGCGTGCTGCCGACCGGCCCGGCCGGGCCGAGCAGCACCAGCAGGTAGAAGCCGAGCACGGTGGGCGGCAGCACCAGCGGCAGGGCGACGAGGGCCTGCACCGCGGTGCGCACGCCGGGGGAGCCGCGCCCGTTGGCCAGCCACCAGGCGATCGGCGTGGCGATCACCAGCAGGATCAGCGTGGTGTAGAGCGCGAGCTTGAGGGTGACCTCGATCGCCATCCAGTCCGTGGGGCTCAGGTCCAGCATTCTGCTATCCGCTCCCGGGCATCTCGAAGCCGTAACGCTGCATGATCTCGCGGGCGGTGTCGCGGCCCATAAACCCGGCGAAGCGGTGTGCGGTGTCCTTGTCCGCGCCGCGGCGGGTGATCACGAAGCCCTGGGTCAGCGGTTCGTGCAGCGCGTCGTCGATCAGGTAGTGCGGGTGCTCGGCGAGATCGGGGAACTCCGCGAGCGACAGCGCGATGATGCCGATGTCCGCGCCGCCGGCCTGCACCATGCGCGCGGTCTGGGCGATGTTGTCGCCGTTGACGATCTTCGGCTGCAGCGCGTCCCAGACGCCGGCGGCCTTTAGCGCCTCCTGCGCGCGCACGCCGTAGGGGGCGTGGGTGGGCGAGGCGATGGCCACGCGGCGGATGTCGTCGCGCGTCAGGTCCTCCAGCGTCAGCTCCGAGGCATCCATGCGGTTGCTCCACAGCACGATGCGGCCGATCGCGTAGACGGACGGCTCGGTGACGGCGGCACCCTCCGCGTGGAGCCGCTTCGGGTAGGCGATGTCGGCGGAGAAGAAGATGTCGTAGGGCGCGCCGTTCAGGATCTGTGTGGTCATGCGCCCGGAGGAGCCGTAGGTCACGCGCACGCGGTCGTCCGGATAGGCCTCGCGGTAGGCCTCCACGATCTCGTCCAGGGCGAAGCGCAGGTCGGAGGCGGCGGCGATGGTCAGCGGGCCGGAGGCGTGCGCCAGGCCGGGCAGCAGCAGGACGAGGGTCAGGAGGAGGGCGCGCAGGTGCATGCTGTGGGGGCTTCCCGGTGGTTGGGTCCAGGTGGGTTCGGGTGGTTCCATTCGCGATTACTCGCTGCGCTCGCCCTTCGGGCCGGCCTTCGGCCGTTCAACGCAGCTTCGCTGCTTTTGTGCTTCGTCGCGGTGCTCCTCGCAGTGACGGTGAAGCTGGGGATATGCGGGTCGTTATATTTCAGTTTGCATATCGCCAGACAGAAGCCTACACCGGAACGGCCTCCGGCTGCCAACGGTTTGGCAGACCCCGCCGCGTGTCAGGCGATATGCACGATGCCGACCACGGCGCCGGTCATCAGCGTGGCCAGCGTGCCGGCGACGATGGCGCGGATGCCCAGGCTCACGATCTCGCTGCGCCGCTCCGGCACCAGCGCGCCGAGGCCGCCGATCAGGATGCCGAGGCTGCCCAGGTTGGCGAAGCCGCTCAGCGCATAGATCAGGATCAGCTCGCTGCGCGCGGACAGCGCATCGTCCCCCAGCTCCGCCATCTGCAGGAAGGCGACCATCTCGTTGAGGATGGTCTTGACCCCCAGCAGCGAGCCGGCGGTGGTGGCCTCGGCCCAGGGGATGCCCATCAGCCAGGCCAGCGGGGCGAAGACCCAGCCCAGGATGCGCTCCAGACTCAGCGCGGCCCCGGCGACCTCGGGCAGCGCACCCAGCATCACGTTGACCAGCGCGACCAGGGCGATCACCACGATCAGCAGCGCGATGATCTGCAGCAGCAGTTCCAACCCGCGCAGGGTGCCGCGGGTAATCGCGTCCATGGCGCTGGTCGCGCCCTCGGTCTCGGGGAGCAGATCGCCGGCGGTGGAGGGCGCGGTCGGCGGGATCATCACGGTGGCGATCAGCAGCGCGGCCGGCAGGCTGATCAGCGAGGCGACGATCAGGTGGCCCAGCGCATCGTCCAGCACCGTGCCGATGATGGTCGAGTACAGCACCAGCATCGTGCCGGCGAGCGTCGCCATGCCCACGCTCATCAGCGCGAACAGCTCGCTGCGGTTCATCTGGCGCAGATACGGGCGGATTACCAGCGGCGATTCGACCATGGAGAGGAACACGTTCGACGCCGTGCCCACGCCCAGGGCACCGCCAATGCCGAACGCCCGCTGCAGCACCAGCGAGGCCCCGCGGATCAGCACCGGCAGCACGCGCCAGTAGAACAGCAACGCCGACAGGGCCGAGAGCACCAGCACCAGCGGCAGCGCCTGGAACGCGAGGATGAAGTTGTTGGCCGGGTCGTCGACCGCGAACGGCGGGTCGTCCCCGCCGATATAGCCGAACACGAATGAGGTGCCGGCCTGGGTGGCATCGGTTAGCGCGATCACGACCTGGTTCAGCCACAGGAACGCATGCTGTGCGCCGGGGACGCTCAACAGCAGTACGGCAATACCGAACTGCAGCGCCAGCCCGGCCAGCACCTCGCGCCAGGGGAAGCGTGTCTTGTGTTCGCTCAGCAGCCAGGCGATGGCCACGAATACGAGCAGTCCCAGCCCGGCTTGCAGTGCGAGCATGCGCCTTCCTTTATTCTGTGACGGCGTTCAAAAACCGCACAGGATACCGGCTTTGGGCCGGATGCCAATGGGGGCGGGCGCAGGGGCGTGCACATTGGTAGGGTAGGCCCATTACACGGCGCTCACATGGGGCACAAGGAGCAGGGGTGACGCAGTCCGGCGAGCTAGAGCCAGGGATGGTGGTGCTGCACGGCAACCATCTGGAGTCGCTGCGTGCCCTGGTGGTCGAGTGGATGCAGCGTGCGCCGCTCGGCCCACTGGAGAACGAGACCCTGCTGGTGCAGAGCAACGGCATGGCGCAGTGGCTGCGCTATGCCCTGGCCGCGCACCCGGATGCCGACCCGCCCGGCTGCGGCATCGCCGCCGCGCTGGATATGCAGTTGCCGTCGCGCTTTGTCTGGTCGGCCTATCGCGCGGTGCTCGGGCTCGAGGCCGTGCCGCTGGAATCCCCGTATGCCAAGCGCCCGCTGATCTGGCGTCTGATGCGTCTGCTGCCGGAGTGTCTGACGCGCCCCGAGTTCGCCCCGCTGGCGCGCTTTCTCGCCGATGACGACCCGCGCGACGGCGGCGATCTGCGCAAGCGCCACCAGCTCGCCGAGCGCCTGGCCGACCTGTTCGACCAGTATCAGGTCTACCGCGCCGACTGGCTGACCTCCTGGGCCGCCGGGCGCGATGTCCTGCGCGACGCGCGTGGCCGCGAGACGCCGCTTTCGGAGGACGACCGCTGGCAGGCCGCGCTGTGGCGCCTGCTGCGCGAGGACATCGGCGAGGGCGCGGCCGACACCAGCCGGGCCACGGTCCACGCCCGCTACCGCGAGGCCGTGCAGAGCCTGAGCGAGCGCCCGGCGGGGCTGCCGCGGCGGCTGATCGTGTTCGGTATCTCCTCGATGCCCGGGCAGATCCTGGAGGCCCTGGAGGGGCTGGCCGGCGTGTGCCAGATCCTCGTCTGCGTGCACAACCCCTGCGAGCACTACTGGGCCGATATCGTCGCCGACAAGGACCTGCTGCGCGCGACGCGCCAGCGTCAGGCACGCAAGGCCGGCATGCCCAGCGTGCTGGACGACGCCGAGCTGCACCAGCACGCGCACCCGCTGCTGGCCGCCTGGGGCAAACAGGGCCGCGACTACATCGGCCTGCTGGACGAACACGACGACCCCACCGCCTACGACGCCGTGCTGCAGACCCTCGCCTGGAAACGGGTCGACTACTTCGAGCCGCACGGCGGCGACTGCCTGCTGCACCAGTTGCAGGAGGACATCCGCGAGCTGCGCCCGCTGGGCGAGACCCGCGAGGCCTGGCCGGCGGTGGCGACGGACGATGACTCCATCCAGTTCCATATCGCCCATGGCCCGCTGCGCGAGGTGGAGATCCTGCACGACCGCCTGCTCGCGCACTTCGACGCCGACCCGGACCTGCGCCCGCGCGACGTGATCGTGATGGTCCCGGACATCGACGCCTACGCCCCGCATATCGAGGCCGTGTTCGGCCAGCTGCCGCCGGACGACCCGCGCTACATCCCCTACACCCTGTCCGACCAGGGGCCGCGCGGGCGCGACCCGGTGCTGATCGCGCTGGAGCGCCTGCTGTCGCTGCCGGAGAGCCGGATGGGCGTGGCCGAGGTGCTGGACCTGCTGGACGTGCCCGCGCTGCGCCGACGCTTCGGGATTGCGGAAGAAGACCTGACCACGCTGCACCGCTGGGCCGAGGGCTCGGGCGTGCGCTGGGGGCTGGATGCCGAACAGCGCGCGGGGCTCGGCCTGCCGGAGGGGCTGGAGCAGAACACCTGGCGCTTCGGCCTGCGGCGGATGTTGCTGGGCTATGCGTCCGGGGGCGCCGGGGCCTGGCAGGGGCTGGAGCCGTTCGACGAGATCGGCGGGCTGGATGCCGTGCTGCTGGGGCCGATGGATGACCTGATCACCGCGCTGGCCGATGCCTGGGGCTGGCTGCGCCACGCCCATACCCCCGGCGAATGGAACACCCGGCTGCGCGAGCTGCTGGATACCTTCTTCGCCGGCGAGACCGATGCCGAGCTGTTCACGCTGGGGCGCCTGCGCGAGGCGCTGGACCAGTGGCAGGCCGACTGCGCAGAGGCGGAACTGGACGACTCCCTGCCGCTGGGCGTCGTGCGCGAGCAGTGGCTGGCCAGCCAGGAGGACAGCGGGCTGGGCCAGCGCTTCCTGGCCGGTTCGGTCAACTTCGGCACGTTGATGCCGATGCGCGCGATCCCGTTTCGCATCGTCTGCCTGCTGGGCATGAACGACGGCGACTATCCGCGCAGCCCGACGCCGGTGGACTTCGACCTGATGCGCCGCGACTACCGCCCCGGCGATCGCTCGCGGCGCGAGGACGATCGCTACCTGTTCCTGGAGGCGCTTCTGTCCGCGCGGCGGCAGCTGCATGTCAGCTGGGTCGGCCACAGCGCGCGCGACAACGAGTCGCAGCCGCCC from Thioalkalivibrio sp. ALJ12 carries:
- a CDS encoding NAD(P)/FAD-dependent oxidoreductase translates to MHNFTRRHFLKAFGITSAAALTGIGLTPLAAHSAGKAHVVVVGGGTGGATAARYLKQLSPDMAVTLIEPNATYVTCYGSNWVLGGFESIEAITHGYDNLRDRDGVDVIQDKVIGVDADSRTVRLESGDSLQYDKLVMSPGIDFKYEDMPGIEEADAETIPHAWKAGSQTELLRAQLQAMPNGGVYVMVAPPNPYRCPPGPYERVSMVAYYLKTHKPRSKVIVLDPKENFAKQGLFEEGWAEHYGDMIEWRGGANGGRVEEIDVSGKTAHADGGQERVRADVMNFVPAQRAGQIAHDAGLTNEQGWASVDQRTFKSVMDDNIYVIGDASVAGAMPKSGHAANNQGKIVAAAILRELSGQEPLEPSSASTCYGLITPDYGVSIAAVYQYQNGAQAAVEGSGGVSPLGQTSTFRRQEAEHTRAWYAGITQDIWG
- the modB gene encoding molybdate ABC transporter permease subunit, whose product is MLDLSPTDWMAIEVTLKLALYTTLILLVIATPIAWWLANGRGSPGVRTAVQALVALPLVLPPTVLGFYLLVLLGPAGPVGSTLESWGLNHLAFTFQGILIGSVIYSLPFAVQPLQQAFANLGRRPVEIAGSLGAGRIDRFVTVILPMTRGGFIVAATLAFAHTLGEFGVILMLGGAIPGETQVLSILIYDHAEAMDFDSAHRLSFGLLIFAFAVLFIVYAINRRFDTVRL
- the modC gene encoding molybdenum ABC transporter ATP-binding protein; the protein is MTRPEPDTLRIKARLERPGFALDVDAAFPLEGVTALFGRSGCGKTTLLRIIAGLERPPGGEVHFRDTAWQSGKTFVPLHRRRVGLVFQESTLLPHLSVRGNLLYGYKRTPEPLRRLHLDEVARLLGIDDLLERRADQLSGGQRQRVALGRALLTSPDLLLLDEPLNALDTQTKREIMPFLARLSEETGIPSLLVTHAPDEVERLATRVAFMHDGQLERLEPLREALARADSPLFRDEGAVSVLQGELGPADAHGLHPFGPPEARYRVPSTPGAINGAGRPARLRIDARDVSIALSPPQDVSILNIIPVTIESLDEAPGHHGPARVLAVCRQDDGQTLMAELTQLSTERLRLSAGLRAHALVKSVAFLA
- a CDS encoding c-type cytochrome, whose amino-acid sequence is MKHSRLFAAGLAASLAMAGTASQAVADNDEITRGQLMAASCMACHNAAAAEKGVPDLGRVSAGVIQSQMRAFRDGEREATIMDRHARGYTDEEIEAMSVYFARF
- a CDS encoding GFA family protein, which encodes MLLEGSCHCGVVRFRVESPHPYPYQRCYCSICRKTAGGGGYAINLSGRAETLEVEGAEHTGIYHAVIDGEPSVGERHFCRHCASALWVYDPRWPDLVHPFASAIDSELPTPPEHVHILLDSKANWVDVEADDTSQCFSGFPEESIAEWHQRLGLEESDEGDDKDSSG
- a CDS encoding PhoX family phosphatase, giving the protein MRHKNESIDTLIERRVSRRDFMAGGIGLASAAFLGGTALAAPGSASASAIGVASQAAGGGRLGFDAISTSTADQVRVPLNYTARVLYAWGDPVSDGPAFRQDGLNTAEEQAQQAGMNHDGMQFFPLPLGSDNADHGLLVMNHEFTDEGLLHGDGEGPDGQANLTAEKVRKSQAAHGVSVIEVRKVDGQWEVVRPSKYGRRVTAYTPMRVGGPAAGSELLKTEADPEGREILGTFHNCAHGYTPWGTYLACEENWDVYFRHPTAEVPEAYKRYGVSDNPRWRWADADERFDTGKNPNEPNRFGYVVEIDPYDPNSTPVKRTALGRFKHENAAFTLAKDGRVVYYMGDDDWFEYVYKFVSSKPWQPMDREANRDLLDDGTLYVARYDDQGGGEWIPLVYGQNGLTEANGFKDQADVLVHARKAADVVGATPMDRPEWIAVHPETRQAYVALTQNGRRGDEGSLTRRDFGSKDPNAPNPREDNVMGHILRWKETGNDPAADTFRWDIFVMAGNPNDESPNRRGNIRGDMFAQPDGMAFDPRGILWINTDMGGGGIYPRKGGAYEAFGNNMLMAADTETGEVRRFLTGPVGSEITGAHVSPDGTTLFVNIQHPGGGGDHYVNHRHSNPKEPKAISSWPDGARGGRPRPATVVVTKNDGGLIGT